Proteins from a genomic interval of Anaerobaca lacustris:
- a CDS encoding type II secretion system protein produces MSIHRTTQPRRPGFTLIELLVVISIIALLMAIMVPVLGRAREQARRVACQNNLHQGLLVGQMYAGDYDGFLPEGNVIDKSAPGYNEEWDSADLLTLINYKTMMAFGRYGLTEKHATCETARKHFEGQEGWLSPLPAPRPVVEATQVGWIYWGNRGDWTDTNTGRKYITAKKISDRATSNTLVTCFCYNRYDAVGGSGNWPAWYGSHIRGTFQHAVGRPMHPAPDGLAVGYLDGSVRFVRWNDLTPSNHEGDYLVYYDAGT; encoded by the coding sequence ATGTCTATCCACAGAACCACGCAGCCACGCCGTCCGGGGTTCACGCTCATCGAGTTGCTGGTGGTCATCTCGATCATCGCGCTGCTGATGGCGATCATGGTCCCGGTTCTGGGCCGGGCCAGGGAGCAGGCCCGCCGGGTGGCCTGCCAGAACAACCTGCACCAGGGCCTGCTGGTCGGCCAGATGTACGCCGGCGACTATGATGGGTTTCTGCCGGAGGGCAACGTCATCGACAAGTCCGCTCCCGGCTACAATGAGGAGTGGGACAGCGCCGATCTGCTGACCCTGATCAACTACAAAACGATGATGGCCTTCGGCCGCTACGGGCTGACCGAGAAGCACGCCACCTGCGAGACGGCCCGCAAGCATTTCGAGGGCCAGGAAGGCTGGCTCAGCCCGCTGCCGGCCCCGCGCCCGGTGGTTGAGGCGACCCAGGTCGGCTGGATCTACTGGGGCAATCGAGGCGACTGGACCGACACGAACACCGGACGCAAGTACATCACCGCGAAGAAGATTTCGGACCGGGCCACGTCCAACACCCTGGTCACCTGCTTCTGCTACAACCGCTACGATGCCGTCGGCGGCTCGGGCAACTGGCCCGCCTGGTACGGCTCGCACATCCGCGGCACGTTTCAGCACGCCGTCGGCCGGCCGATGCACCCGGCCCCCGACGGCCTGGCCGTCGGCTACCTCGACGGCTCCGTCCGCTTCGTCAGGTGGAACGACCTGACGCCCAGCAACCACGAAGGCGACTACCTCGTCTACTACGACGCCGGCACGTAG
- a CDS encoding FitA-like ribbon-helix-helix domain-containing protein, whose amino-acid sequence MPTITVKNIPAEIYEKLKRAAEISRRSINSEIIACIERAVGSRPFDSEVLLANARKLREQTATHPITNRRFSKAKTAGRP is encoded by the coding sequence ATGCCAACGATCACCGTCAAGAATATCCCTGCGGAGATCTACGAGAAGTTGAAGAGAGCCGCTGAGATCAGCCGTCGCAGCATCAACAGCGAGATCATCGCGTGCATCGAGCGGGCCGTCGGCAGCCGTCCGTTCGATTCGGAGGTACTGCTGGCCAACGCCCGCAAACTGCGCGAGCAAACCGCCACTCATCCGATCACGAATCGCCGGTTTTCCAAAGCGAAGACGGCGGGCCGCCCATGA
- a CDS encoding type II toxin-antitoxin system VapC family toxin — translation MIVVDTNIIGYLYLTSPHSTQAERVLLKDPEWVAPLLWRSELRNVLALYVRKKHLSLTQVQRIMEEALHLMHGREYEAPSHQVLALAAASTCSAYDCEFVALAKDLDVPLVTADKQVCNEFPDVAVGLAEFIDG, via the coding sequence ATGATCGTCGTGGATACGAACATCATCGGGTACCTGTATCTGACCAGCCCGCACTCGACGCAGGCGGAGCGTGTTCTTCTGAAGGACCCCGAATGGGTCGCGCCCCTGCTCTGGCGAAGTGAGTTGCGCAACGTGCTGGCTCTCTACGTGCGAAAGAAGCACCTCAGTCTCACCCAGGTCCAACGCATCATGGAGGAAGCCCTGCATCTGATGCACGGACGGGAGTATGAGGCGCCATCGCATCAGGTTCTGGCTCTGGCGGCCGCAAGCACCTGTTCTGCCTATGACTGCGAGTTTGTTGCCTTGGCCAAAGATCTGGATGTTCCGTTGGTCACGGCCGACAAACAAGTCTGCAACGAGTTTCCCGACGTTGCCGTTGGGCTTGCAGAGTTCATCGACGGTTAA
- a CDS encoding DUF6485 family protein: MECKKDRNLTNCNCSYPGCDNKGICCDCLIYHLASRQLPACCFPDDVERTYDRSFKAFAKAWKL, from the coding sequence ATGGAATGCAAGAAGGACAGAAACCTCACCAACTGCAACTGCTCCTATCCCGGCTGTGACAACAAGGGCATTTGCTGTGACTGCCTGATCTATCATCTCGCGTCGAGGCAACTGCCCGCCTGCTGCTTCCCCGACGACGTCGAGCGGACCTACGACCGCAGCTTCAAGGCCTTCGCCAAAGCCTGGAAACTGTAA
- the rsgA gene encoding ribosome small subunit-dependent GTPase A, whose product MRLGDLGFDEWFEAHAAELRLDGCGFARISAVDRGSYLIKDESREVPAELSGKLAYQIDRPVDLPCVGDWVTAQYCNNDTAAIIRRVFPRRTFLRRKTPGKDIAFQMIAANVDTAFVVQSCHFDFNPSRLERYLIMAADGQVEPIVILTKTDLVTQDELDRKLALVRSVTPARVIALSNVTGIGFDAFRQTVSSGKTYCLLGSSGVGKTTLINRLIGRDAFETKAVRSTGEGAHTTSRRQLVVLSQGAMLIDTPGMRELGIVGAGDGVNTGFEEFAELSAQCRYGNCSHEHEPGCAVRTAVEKGELDPGRYANYIKLKKESEHYEMSYRDKRKKDKAFGRFIKSAKKRMKD is encoded by the coding sequence ATGAGATTGGGTGATTTGGGTTTCGACGAATGGTTTGAAGCACATGCGGCGGAGTTGCGCCTGGACGGTTGCGGTTTTGCTCGCATCTCCGCCGTCGATCGCGGGTCATACCTCATCAAGGACGAATCAAGGGAAGTCCCCGCGGAACTGTCAGGGAAGCTCGCTTACCAGATCGATCGTCCCGTCGACCTGCCCTGTGTCGGCGATTGGGTGACGGCGCAGTACTGCAACAATGACACCGCCGCGATCATCCGCCGGGTGTTTCCGCGAAGGACGTTCTTGCGGCGCAAGACTCCCGGCAAAGACATTGCTTTCCAGATGATTGCCGCCAACGTGGACACCGCTTTTGTCGTTCAATCCTGCCATTTTGACTTCAATCCAAGTCGGCTGGAGCGATACCTGATCATGGCCGCGGACGGACAGGTGGAACCGATTGTCATTCTCACGAAGACGGACTTGGTCACCCAGGATGAACTGGATCGGAAGCTCGCGCTCGTCCGTTCTGTCACCCCGGCCAGAGTGATTGCACTGAGCAATGTCACTGGAATCGGGTTCGATGCGTTTCGGCAGACGGTCTCTTCGGGAAAGACATACTGCCTGCTGGGTTCCTCGGGTGTAGGCAAAACGACTCTCATCAACCGTCTCATAGGCCGGGACGCCTTTGAGACAAAGGCCGTGAGGAGCACAGGAGAAGGCGCCCATACGACCTCACGCCGACAACTCGTCGTTCTCAGCCAAGGTGCGATGTTGATTGACACGCCGGGTATGCGAGAACTGGGCATCGTGGGTGCCGGCGACGGGGTCAACACGGGTTTCGAGGAGTTTGCGGAGCTTTCCGCACAATGTCGATATGGAAATTGCAGTCACGAGCACGAGCCCGGCTGTGCTGTCAGAACCGCCGTGGAGAAGGGTGAGTTGGATCCAGGCCGCTATGCCAACTACATCAAGCTCAAGAAGGAGTCGGAACATTACGAGATGTCATATCGAGACAAACGGAAGAAGGACAAAGCCTTCGGTCGATTCATCAAATCGGCAAAGAAACGCATGAAGGACTGA
- a CDS encoding beta-L-arabinofuranosidase domain-containing protein, which produces MNSRPTVLIALAGAFLTGFLSGPVVGRDYPIRPVPFTEVKITDAFWTPRIETNRTVTIPYAFGQCEQTGRIDNFLLAAGKIEGEHKGDFPFDDTDPYKILEGAAYVLNVQPDPELDGYLDDLIAKIAAAQEPDGYLYTCRTNNCERLRNWFGNERWEKLADSHELYNMGHLYEAAAAHYQATGKRNLLDVALNNAELLALVFGPGRNEDAPGHQVIEMGLVKLYRATGDEKYLNLAKFFLDTRGPGGNPYNQSHERPYDQSEAVGHAVRAAYMYSGMADVAAMTGDERYLEAIDRIWDDVVFRKLYLTGGIGATNRGEAFGGPYELPNETAYCETCAAIGNVYWNHRMFLFHGDAKYIDVMERTLYNGVISGVSLEGNRFFYPNPLASRGQHERSPWFGCACCPGNVARFIASVPGYVYAQTDDGLYVNLFAQGPATIKLGDRTVYVLQETDYPWSGKIRLTISPEPAGRFAVHVRIPGWAQGRPVPSDLYRYTQPGVPSVELTVDGKRQDVEIDRGYVRIERQWATGNVVELNLPMPIRRVIANEKVEANIGRVALERGPIVYCLEGPDNDGQVFNLVLDDDAPLLATHQEDLLGGVTVIRGKATSLRYASNGQTLLRSERDIMAIPYYAWAHRGPGEMTVWPARTESAAEPTLPPGMLRNASFEQANGNVPAGWEQRPYGGQAQFRHVRRGRTDGRCVMIESTTGADAGWFATTRVRPFSRYRLTGWIRTENLAPGTGRGALLNIHDIQSVRTQAVTGTTDWTKVETEFDTGAHSSIGINCLFGGWGQSTGRAWFDDIELERLGEATDSPGRPRMYYTDDSYDRPFAKDPDVVRFQDRYLMYYSIDRGKAGFAVGIAESTDLTHWKKVGEVLPGGEYERNGLAAPGAMVRDGKVHLFYQTYGNGRDDAICHAFSDDGLHFTRNASNPIFRPEGDWNCGRAIDADVIEWQGHLLLYCATRDPAMKIQKLVVAAAPLDSDWGRDKWTQLCDDSILEPQLPWEGQCIEAPAVIERDGKLYMFYAGAYNNAPQQIGCAVSTDGVSWTRLSRYPLLPNGGANEWNASESGHPGVFQDEDGQTYLFFQGNNDKGASWYISKMKVEWDEAGIPYLVRPRDGRVFRIKESIKPAVTIDADAQSEPISEYIYGQFIEHLGRCIYGGIWAEMLEDRKFFYPVGSRPSVWETIGSTSGVVMDNQSPFVGEHTPVVHAASGMRQRRLGIVANKEYTGYIWIKPQSEAGVNVEVSLVWGESPKQRESNFFTVHGGQYIQCPLRFAPEISTDQAALEVRVSRGAAFVGTVSLMPADNVHGMRADTLDLLKQLNSPIYRWPGGNFVSGYNWRDGVGPRDKRPPRRNPAWRGVEHNDFGLDEFLLFCNQIGTEPMIAVNAGFGDDYSAAQQVEYVNGSPETLMGRWRTENGHAEPYDVTWWCVGNEMYGDWQLGHMALNHYVLKHNLFAKAMWAVDPEIKLIGVGAVGSWTQGMFEHCAETMDLISEHFYCQERESVPEHVRQIPDAVRRIADAHRRYRDRIDSLEGKDIRIALDEWNYWYGPHVFGELGTRYFLKDALGIAAGVHEMARNSDLYFMANYAQTVNVIGAIKTTKTAAAFETTGLVLKLYRNHFGQIPLAVSGETYGLDVAAAWTADKKAITVAIVNPTEAPYDVTLNLEGLELTGEGRCWTIAHDDPMAYNDPGQAPKVTIEEESVSEICDTLTSPGYSVRLYELKTP; this is translated from the coding sequence ATGAATTCTCGTCCGACTGTACTGATCGCCCTGGCGGGCGCATTTCTGACCGGCTTCCTCTCCGGTCCCGTTGTGGGTCGAGATTACCCGATTCGCCCCGTGCCGTTCACCGAGGTGAAGATCACCGACGCGTTCTGGACGCCGCGCATCGAGACGAATCGAACCGTGACGATTCCCTACGCGTTCGGCCAATGCGAGCAGACCGGCCGGATCGACAACTTCCTTCTGGCCGCCGGAAAGATCGAGGGCGAGCACAAGGGCGATTTCCCCTTCGACGACACCGATCCGTATAAGATCCTCGAAGGCGCCGCGTACGTGCTGAACGTTCAGCCCGATCCCGAATTGGACGGGTACCTCGATGACCTGATCGCCAAGATCGCCGCCGCGCAGGAGCCGGACGGCTATCTCTATACCTGCCGGACCAACAACTGCGAGCGACTGCGGAACTGGTTCGGCAACGAGCGGTGGGAGAAGCTGGCCGACAGTCACGAACTCTACAACATGGGCCATCTCTACGAGGCGGCCGCCGCCCACTATCAGGCGACGGGCAAACGCAACCTGCTCGATGTCGCTCTGAACAATGCCGAACTGCTCGCTTTGGTCTTCGGTCCCGGCAGAAACGAAGACGCGCCGGGCCATCAGGTGATCGAGATGGGCCTGGTCAAGCTCTATCGCGCCACCGGCGATGAGAAATACCTGAACCTCGCGAAGTTCTTCCTCGACACGCGAGGGCCGGGAGGCAATCCCTACAACCAGTCGCATGAGAGACCCTACGACCAGAGCGAGGCGGTGGGCCACGCGGTGCGTGCGGCGTACATGTACAGCGGGATGGCCGACGTCGCGGCGATGACGGGCGATGAACGGTACCTCGAAGCCATCGACCGCATCTGGGACGACGTGGTCTTCAGGAAGCTGTACCTGACCGGGGGCATCGGGGCGACCAACCGGGGCGAAGCCTTCGGCGGACCGTACGAGCTGCCCAACGAAACCGCCTACTGCGAGACCTGCGCGGCCATCGGAAACGTGTACTGGAACCATCGCATGTTCCTGTTCCACGGCGACGCCAAGTACATCGACGTGATGGAGCGGACCCTCTACAACGGTGTGATCTCGGGCGTCTCGCTCGAAGGCAACCGGTTCTTCTATCCGAACCCCCTGGCCTCGCGCGGCCAGCACGAGCGGAGCCCGTGGTTCGGCTGCGCCTGCTGCCCGGGCAACGTCGCCCGCTTCATCGCATCGGTGCCGGGCTACGTCTATGCCCAGACCGACGACGGGTTGTACGTGAACCTCTTCGCCCAGGGCCCGGCGACAATCAAGCTGGGCGACCGGACCGTCTACGTGTTGCAGGAGACCGATTATCCCTGGAGCGGCAAGATCCGGCTGACGATCAGTCCCGAGCCCGCCGGCCGATTCGCGGTGCACGTGCGCATTCCCGGCTGGGCCCAGGGCCGGCCGGTGCCGAGCGATCTGTACCGCTACACACAGCCGGGCGTGCCCAGCGTCGAACTGACTGTCGATGGCAAAAGGCAGGACGTGGAGATCGATAGAGGCTACGTCCGCATCGAGCGCCAGTGGGCCACCGGCAACGTCGTCGAGTTGAATCTGCCCATGCCGATCCGGCGGGTCATCGCCAACGAGAAGGTGGAAGCGAACATCGGCCGCGTGGCCCTCGAAAGAGGACCGATCGTCTACTGCCTCGAAGGGCCCGACAACGACGGACAGGTGTTCAACCTCGTGCTGGACGACGACGCACCGTTGTTGGCGACCCATCAAGAGGACCTGCTGGGCGGCGTCACGGTGATCCGGGGCAAGGCCACGAGCCTGCGCTACGCCAGCAACGGGCAAACCCTGCTGCGAAGCGAACGGGATATCATGGCGATTCCCTACTACGCATGGGCCCATCGCGGGCCGGGCGAGATGACCGTCTGGCCGGCCCGGACCGAATCGGCTGCCGAGCCGACACTGCCGCCGGGGATGCTTCGCAACGCCTCGTTCGAGCAAGCGAATGGGAATGTCCCGGCCGGCTGGGAACAGCGCCCCTATGGAGGCCAGGCTCAGTTCCGTCACGTGCGGCGCGGACGAACGGATGGGCGGTGCGTGATGATCGAATCGACCACCGGCGCCGACGCCGGGTGGTTCGCGACCACCCGCGTGCGGCCCTTCTCGCGGTATCGCCTCACCGGCTGGATCCGGACGGAGAACCTCGCCCCCGGCACCGGTCGCGGCGCCCTGCTGAACATCCACGACATCCAAAGCGTTCGGACCCAGGCGGTGACGGGGACCACCGACTGGACGAAGGTGGAAACCGAGTTCGATACCGGAGCACACTCGAGCATCGGAATCAACTGCCTCTTCGGCGGCTGGGGCCAATCGACCGGACGGGCCTGGTTCGACGATATCGAACTCGAGCGGCTGGGCGAGGCGACCGATTCACCGGGCCGGCCCCGGATGTACTACACCGACGACTCCTACGACCGGCCGTTCGCCAAGGACCCGGACGTGGTGCGATTCCAGGACCGCTACCTGATGTACTACTCGATCGATCGCGGCAAGGCCGGCTTCGCCGTCGGCATCGCCGAGAGTACTGACCTGACGCACTGGAAGAAGGTCGGTGAGGTCCTGCCCGGAGGTGAGTACGAACGAAACGGCCTGGCGGCGCCCGGCGCGATGGTGCGCGACGGGAAGGTGCACCTGTTCTACCAGACGTACGGCAACGGACGCGACGACGCGATCTGCCACGCATTCTCCGACGACGGCCTGCACTTCACGCGGAATGCAAGCAATCCGATCTTCCGTCCCGAAGGCGACTGGAACTGCGGTCGGGCCATCGACGCCGACGTGATCGAGTGGCAGGGTCATCTGCTGCTCTACTGCGCCACACGCGACCCGGCGATGAAGATCCAGAAGCTCGTGGTCGCCGCCGCGCCGCTCGACTCCGACTGGGGTCGTGACAAGTGGACGCAACTCTGCGACGACTCCATCCTCGAACCGCAACTGCCGTGGGAGGGCCAGTGCATCGAGGCCCCCGCCGTGATCGAACGCGATGGGAAGCTCTACATGTTCTATGCGGGCGCCTATAACAACGCGCCGCAGCAGATCGGCTGCGCCGTCAGCACCGACGGGGTGTCCTGGACGCGGCTGTCGCGATACCCTCTGCTGCCGAACGGCGGCGCCAACGAGTGGAACGCCAGCGAGTCGGGCCACCCAGGCGTCTTCCAGGACGAGGACGGGCAGACGTATCTGTTCTTCCAGGGCAACAACGACAAGGGGGCGAGCTGGTATATCTCGAAGATGAAGGTGGAGTGGGACGAGGCGGGCATTCCTTATCTGGTACGGCCGAGGGACGGCCGCGTGTTCCGGATCAAGGAGAGCATCAAGCCTGCGGTGACGATCGACGCCGATGCACAGAGCGAGCCGATCTCCGAGTACATCTACGGGCAGTTCATCGAGCACCTTGGCCGCTGCATCTACGGCGGTATCTGGGCCGAGATGCTCGAAGACCGCAAGTTCTTCTACCCCGTCGGCAGCCGGCCTTCGGTGTGGGAGACGATCGGATCGACCAGCGGCGTCGTCATGGACAACCAGTCGCCGTTCGTCGGCGAGCACACGCCCGTCGTTCATGCGGCCTCCGGGATGAGGCAGCGTCGCCTGGGCATCGTCGCAAACAAAGAGTACACGGGCTATATCTGGATCAAGCCGCAGTCGGAAGCCGGCGTGAACGTCGAGGTCTCGCTCGTCTGGGGCGAGAGTCCGAAGCAGCGCGAGTCGAACTTCTTCACCGTCCACGGCGGTCAGTACATCCAGTGTCCCCTTCGGTTTGCGCCGGAGATCTCCACCGACCAGGCGGCACTGGAGGTCCGCGTCAGTCGCGGCGCTGCGTTCGTCGGCACGGTCTCGCTGATGCCGGCCGACAATGTACACGGCATGCGGGCCGACACGCTCGATCTACTCAAGCAGTTGAATTCACCGATCTATCGCTGGCCGGGCGGGAACTTCGTCAGCGGCTACAACTGGCGCGACGGCGTCGGCCCGCGCGACAAGCGGCCGCCGCGAAGAAACCCGGCCTGGCGCGGCGTCGAACACAACGATTTTGGACTCGATGAGTTCCTGCTGTTCTGCAACCAGATCGGGACCGAGCCGATGATCGCCGTCAACGCCGGTTTCGGCGACGATTATTCGGCGGCGCAGCAGGTCGAGTACGTCAACGGCTCGCCCGAGACGCTGATGGGCCGCTGGCGCACGGAAAACGGGCACGCCGAACCCTACGACGTCACGTGGTGGTGCGTGGGCAACGAGATGTACGGCGACTGGCAGCTTGGCCACATGGCGCTGAATCATTATGTACTCAAGCACAACCTGTTCGCCAAGGCGATGTGGGCCGTGGACCCGGAGATCAAGCTCATCGGCGTCGGCGCCGTCGGCAGTTGGACCCAGGGCATGTTCGAGCACTGCGCCGAGACGATGGACCTGATCAGCGAGCACTTCTACTGCCAGGAGCGCGAGTCGGTGCCCGAGCACGTCCGGCAGATCCCCGACGCCGTTCGACGGATCGCCGATGCGCATCGTCGCTACAGGGACAGAATCGATTCGCTCGAGGGCAAGGACATCCGCATCGCGCTCGACGAGTGGAATTACTGGTACGGCCCGCACGTCTTCGGCGAGTTGGGCACGCGCTACTTCCTCAAGGACGCCCTGGGCATCGCGGCCGGCGTGCACGAGATGGCGCGGAACAGCGACCTGTACTTCATGGCCAACTACGCCCAGACGGTCAACGTCATCGGCGCGATCAAGACGACCAAAACGGCGGCTGCATTCGAAACCACCGGCCTGGTCCTGAAGCTGTATCGGAATCACTTTGGCCAGATCCCCCTCGCCGTGAGCGGTGAAACGTACGGGCTGGACGTCGCCGCCGCATGGACCGCCGACAAGAAGGCGATCACCGTCGCCATCGTGAACCCCACCGAAGCACCGTACGATGTCACGCTGAACCTGGAGGGGCTGGAGCTGACCGGCGAAGGACGCTGCTGGACCATTGCCCACGACGATCCGATGGCCTATAACGACCCGGGGCAGGCGCCGAAGGTGACGATCGAAGAGGAATCCGTTTCGGAGATATGCGACACATTGACATCGCCGGGCTATAGTGTTCGACTGTACGAATTGAAAACCCCGTAG
- a CDS encoding HAD family hydrolase, with product MNPRIGCCTTLFFDLDGTLTDPREGITRCLQYSLERLGRPAPPQAELVQYIGPPLRWTFPRLLGTDDTTLVEAAIEHYRQRYATVGLFENELYAGIPELLGALHDTGLRLFVVTSKPTVYAERIVQHFDLTEYFEAVFGPHLDGRFDDKSELIAYILHERAIAPDRSVMIGDRASDITAGQANRTRTIAVTYGFGSIEELQTVGPDRICHSPSEIRQTLDGPPLTRCPAG from the coding sequence ATGAACCCACGTATTGGATGTTGTACAACGCTCTTCTTCGATCTGGACGGCACGCTGACCGACCCGAGGGAGGGAATCACCCGCTGCCTTCAATACAGTCTGGAACGGCTGGGCCGTCCGGCGCCGCCGCAGGCCGAACTGGTGCAGTACATCGGTCCGCCCTTGCGATGGACGTTCCCGCGTCTGCTCGGAACGGACGACACAACTCTGGTCGAGGCGGCGATCGAGCACTATCGGCAGCGCTATGCGACCGTCGGGCTCTTCGAGAACGAACTCTACGCGGGTATCCCTGAGTTGCTCGGGGCCTTGCACGACACGGGATTGCGGCTCTTTGTCGTCACGTCCAAACCGACGGTCTACGCCGAGCGGATCGTCCAGCACTTCGACCTGACGGAGTACTTCGAAGCGGTGTTCGGCCCACACCTCGACGGCCGCTTCGACGACAAGAGCGAGCTGATCGCCTATATTCTGCACGAACGAGCCATCGCGCCCGATCGATCCGTCATGATCGGCGACCGCGCCAGTGACATCACCGCCGGCCAGGCCAACCGCACGCGCACCATCGCCGTGACCTACGGCTTCGGCAGCATCGAAGAACTCCAAACCGTCGGTCCCGATCGCATCTGCCACAGCCCTTCCGAAATTCGCCAGACCCTCGATGGTCCGCCTCTGACACGATGTCCCGCGGGCTGA
- a CDS encoding cupin domain-containing protein has protein sequence MFAHASEEGYATPLEGIRQKTLTYGAKTLMTEFRLQARRILPLHRHPYEQTGYLVCGRLRLTIGQQQHDTGPGDSWCIAPDVIHGAEVIEDSVAIEVFAPPREDYLPRPNR, from the coding sequence ATGTTCGCACACGCCAGTGAAGAGGGGTATGCAACGCCCCTCGAGGGCATCCGCCAGAAGACGCTGACCTATGGGGCCAAGACGCTGATGACGGAATTCCGTTTGCAGGCGAGACGCATTCTGCCCCTGCACCGGCATCCCTACGAGCAGACCGGCTATCTCGTGTGCGGAAGGCTGCGTCTGACGATAGGACAACAGCAGCATGACACCGGTCCCGGCGACAGTTGGTGCATCGCACCCGACGTGATCCACGGCGCCGAGGTGATCGAAGACAGCGTCGCCATCGAGGTCTTCGCGCCACCCCGCGAGGATTATCTGCCCCGGCCAAATCGCTGA
- a CDS encoding ABC transporter ATP-binding protein — protein sequence MAILEAQEIRKEFGPLVAVNDVSLSVDEGDVLGLIGPNGAGKSTLLRMFGTLLRPTAGRAQLVGRDLTKDYLHIRKHVGFLPDFFNLYSDLTLGECLRFFAEAYGVPRSAIAARVEEVLSYIELADKRDSFIRHLSRGMVQRVGLGMLLVHDPQLFLLDEPASGLDPKARIQLRNILRKLSAEGKTVIISSHILTELSGFCSHVAIMNRGRIELSGAVDEIRRKVTGSMQVEVSVLGDPEQAVAMIRRFPLVSVVGVDRATISVEMVGGPQELAGLNAHLVHGGIEVVRFAERKTDLEDLFMKISGDAP from the coding sequence ATGGCGATTCTGGAAGCGCAGGAGATCAGGAAGGAATTCGGCCCTCTGGTGGCGGTCAACGATGTCAGTCTGTCCGTTGACGAGGGGGATGTTCTGGGTCTGATCGGTCCCAACGGGGCCGGCAAGAGCACGCTTCTGAGGATGTTCGGCACGCTGCTTCGTCCCACGGCCGGCCGGGCGCAGTTGGTGGGCCGCGATCTGACGAAGGACTACCTGCACATCCGAAAGCATGTGGGGTTCCTGCCTGATTTCTTCAACCTGTACAGCGATCTGACCTTGGGCGAGTGCCTGCGGTTCTTCGCGGAAGCCTACGGCGTGCCACGCAGCGCGATTGCCGCGCGTGTCGAGGAGGTCCTGAGCTACATCGAGCTTGCCGACAAACGCGACAGTTTCATTCGCCATCTCTCGCGTGGCATGGTCCAGCGGGTGGGTCTGGGCATGCTGCTGGTGCACGACCCCCAACTGTTCCTGCTGGATGAGCCGGCCTCCGGCCTGGATCCCAAGGCGCGAATCCAACTGCGCAACATCCTCCGAAAGCTCAGCGCCGAGGGCAAGACCGTGATCATCTCGTCGCACATTCTCACGGAACTCTCCGGGTTCTGTTCACACGTCGCCATTATGAATCGCGGACGGATCGAGCTGTCCGGCGCGGTGGACGAGATTCGCCGAAAGGTCACCGGTTCGATGCAGGTCGAGGTCTCGGTGCTGGGCGATCCCGAACAGGCCGTCGCCATGATCCGCCGGTTCCCGCTCGTCAGCGTTGTCGGGGTGGACCGGGCGACGATTTCGGTCGAAATGGTGGGGGGGCCGCAGGAGTTGGCGGGACTCAACGCCCATCTGGTCCACGGCGGGATCGAGGTGGTCCGGTTCGCCGAACGAAAGACGGACCTGGAAGATCTCTTCATGAAGATATCGGGTGACGCACCGTGA